The genome window AGTTTCATGCGAGGTCAGTACATCATCCTTGTACCGGTTTGGGGTTGTTAAAAGGATAAATGACAAGAGGCTGCCAAGGGGTTAGGGACAAGCAGGGAACGTACTGCATTTCTGCCTTCAAATGAATGCTTTATCCTGGGCTGCTGTGCCATGCACTCTCAGCTCTCTGCCTCTTGATTTCCTGAAGTAACCAGCTCATTGTCCCGGATACAATATCCCTGCACGGCAATAAGCTCAAAGACCTCTTGCAAAAGCTGTCCCTACCTAGATATACTGAAAGCCAAGATAATTGTTTCTTTTAGGAAGATAAGACCCAGAATCGGAACCATATGCAGTGAGTCACGACCGTTGGCTGTCATTGCCTGCACATACGGGAAGTCCCAGAAGCCAGGCTAAAGCCTAAAAGCACACGGTGTTTTTGCAGATTTAAAGGAGCTAGaaattaagcagaagaaaaagaagttgctTTGTACTTTGTCCTCTGCCTCCCACTGAAATCTCTGTAGAACGTGGAATTAATCATTAAGCTGCAGTCTCTAACTCCATGGGAGGGATTAAatccttctccagctctgcttttctaatttaaagGTGTACATATAGAGACAGATAGAGATATAAAATAGGGCTGCAACATAGAAATAACGGTACATACACAGTATCTACAGGAAGGCACCCTGTTTTTTTAGCTTAAGATGCAAATCTATGCTAGCAGCAGTTTGTGAAGCTAAACCCAGCCAGAAGGAACATCTTGACTGCACTTTAGATAATCTAGCATCACCACAGACTAAAAATCCTGCAAGTTTTCTTAAACTGAAGCCTTGCAATCAATTGAACAGGTGCTAACAAATGTGGGTACACCTGTGCTCATTTGCAAGCAACCGCATAGATACTTTCGCCCCTGGCTTGTGTAGCATTAGTTTAATAAGTATGTAACCAAAGTTCTGCTTGGACAGAAAATTGCAGAAATGCATTGAAAGCATGAAAGCCTGTGAGGCACGACTGAGGGGGCTGCAGCTTCCACTCAGCTTGGCCACAACTGACacctctggggaaaaaaaaatgtccaaaagGTTCATTAAGAGAATTCATAATTTGTGCTTAGAATAATTTGTGCTTAGACCTCTGAATCGCTGTCCTTCAAGAAACTTTGCAGATGATCACATCTAATATTTTTGCAGTTCCTTCATATGAAGGATGTCAAGGAGGCTGCGAGGTGCTACATTTTGATCAGTTCCCTATCCCAAAATGCTGGTAGCTTGAGAAATGGTTCTTATGATGATAACACATCACAAGACATCTATCTGGAGGGTACGTTCTGCCTTCCCTGGGCGTTACACAGGAAAGGATGCTCCCTGGCTAAGCTCACTACTGGATCCTGCACCGGTCAGTGCCAGCTTAAGGAAAAGCAAGCATCCTTATGCTCGTTTTGTACAGAAACCTGGTGATACAGATGTTCTGCTACCAATTTTAATGTCCTAGGAAGAAAGTTTTGTGATAAGTGACTTAGTCGCACAGGAAACACTGTGGCAGAGGCTCAGTTCAGTGTATTAATTCAGTTCTGTCCTTCCTCTCTCCATCAGTGTAACCACAAAGTGTCctatgtttttcttccagataaCCGACCTTTAATCCTCAATTTTGGAAGCTGCACCTGACCTTCATTTATGTTAAAATTTGATGAGTTCAACAAACTTATCAAAGATTTCAGCTCTATAGCAGATTTCCTTATCATCTACATTGAGGAAGCTCACGCAGTAGGTACAGTACAAACATGACATGAGCACCTACCAAAACTTTTGATATCTACCATTCCCTTTaggaagaaaactaatttagCAGAGGAGGGAACTGCAAACAGTCAAGAATCAAAAACGGTAACACCGAATCTAGGCACCAATCTTTGCCCTTGATTCCCCAAGGACATTACTCACACATCTGACGtgaggcactgctgctggagacacTCATCTCTGTGAAGCGAAACACATAGTTAAAGCTTTGCAAAACTTCCTCCTGGTCTCAGTACAGCtccttttggaaagaaaataaaatgaatagagCGTACACATATTTATCTACACTGAACTAAGACATTGGCAGAGATTTTTAGCCCCTGGTTAAGACGGTTTTCTAAAATGTAACATTTACAACATTACATTATTCACAGTAGTTGAGAAACAGACACCCAGTCATTAAAATGGTTTACATGTTTCTCCTTTCCTAGGAACTTGTATGCAAATGTGTAtttgaatatttctgaagaggaaGGATGTGCCTTCTACCCAATGTACTTATCACAGATcagaaagttgtttttataGGCTTAAAGAGTAGAGTCAAGCTGAATAAATGGTACTATTGCTGAAACTGTGCTAAATGAGCAGGAAGCAGCTAATATCATgacttctaatttaaaaaaaaaccttctctgcagcacaaatTTTGGCAAACTTTATCCGGAAGGGATACAGTTCCCATATTATCCTTCCAGGCTAACGTGGGAAAATTTCAGCTAATATACGCCTAGTGTTTCTGAATCCTCAACAAagggaaaatactgttttcaaagtaaaggaaaaaaacttagcatcatttattttcaaagctgtacCATTCTCATACCCTAAGAAGGATCTCTCATTTCACGGCAAGTTTTGTTGCCAGGAGTAAATTGCAATATATGGCACAGCACATCTCTACCCCAACACCTAAACTTCACTGCTAAATAcctttctcatttgttttagaTGGATGGgcctttaaaaacaatgttgttattaaaaaacacagaagccTTGAAGATCGAAAAACTGCAGCacaatttcttcagcaaaagaatCCCTTATGTCCAGTGGTTTTAGACACAATGGAAAACCTGAGCAGCTCAAAATACGCAGCGCTGCCAGAAAGACTGTATATACTTCAAGCAGAGAATGTTCTCTACAAGGTAAAAACCATCAACAATAAGGAGCACAACATATTGGGATCctcaacttttaaaataagaatgttttacattttattcaaCAGTcagtatttcattctttttcatagCTAGCCATTTCACAAATCATTCTAACCTCAGGGAAAAAAGGACTTGCAGCAACACCAGTCTGGGCCTTTACAATGTACATATTTGATGTACACCTCAGTCCTGCTCAAATATTTATCCTGTGGCGTATTAGAAAACCTAGCTACATCCAAGCTGCAAGATGCAGGCACACTCCCCAGCTCCAGGAGCCAGACACAGGCTCTGTCCAGTTACACAGCAGGGTGTGACTTGTGCACACACCATCTCCTGCGCAACGGCTGCCAAGCAAAGGAAGCCCAAGCACACCCCACCCGCCGTTCTGATTTAACTGCTGCGCTCTAAAGACTTCTGCTCTGTGTATTTGAGCTTCACTGTATAATTTTATTGCCTTTGCAGGGAGGAGTGGGGCCTTGGAATTATCACCCCCAGGAAATACGCACCATcctggaaaaactgaaatagaaaaagaaaagaggaggacATCAGAGTAAAGACTATCTGGATACAAAAGCTCAGTGGATAAGTTTTCATAGACCTAcgacttaaaaaaaaaaaaaacccaaaatttCAAAATGCCAGAAAATACCAGAAGCAACTAGAAAGAGAATAACGTACGTGGATTTAAAGAGCGTCCGTAATGTAGTTCGTCACTGACATGTATGGACATTTTCAGGTCTATCACAACCACCTCAGCTATTGCACTGTAGCATCTATCTTACTGTGCTTATATACCACATGCAGTAATGAATACTAGTTGAGCCTGCTGAGCTGTTACGACTGGACACCAAGATCTAAACTCTTAAAGAATATTGTGCAGGATAAACCTCAGGGATGGTGACATCTGTAAGAGCCAATTTAATGGGAAACGACTGATTTCTCATTATTAAGTTTCTCTCCCTCTTGTATACGTACCATTTTCCTAAATGTTCAATTTCACACACTTCAAAAGGCTTCTGAATAAGACAATCTCTCCTGacatttgtttctaaaatatttgttatgacagtcacagcacaaagcacaggcagctgtgacctgattttagaaaatatttttagaaacaaagGATTGATTTgcaattattaaaacaaataaacaagccAACCTATCAGAGCACCATGgatccagctttttttttcccctccggTTATTTACAAGCAGTAGTAGCTTATATTCATCCTGTTAAACAGTTTATGTTGAGTTGATCAGAAAGTTTCCAATTTAAGAACTTCTGAAGAGTGACAGTAAGAAGTAATACCTCTCATTTAAGTATTTCACGCCTTTTCTACTCAACTCAGAGTGCAAGGGAAACATCTCACAGGAAACTGAGCTGCAATTCATGTCTTAAAAAAGTCTGACTTAAACACAATGATTTAAATGGACCTGGTTATGTTCAAATGTTTTTGGTAATGGAATCTGTTATTACAATTAATGACAGTACCGTGTTATGCCCACTAAACTGGTGGTGAACACATACTACAGCTGTATCTTCAAAAACACTTTAATGCAAGGTtctaataataaatatttcccGTGACAGAGATATCAAAATATAATACCAAAAAGATGAGGTACAAATTCAAGCCAGACTTAAGTGTCTTCTGCTGTGCCCTCTGCGATCACCCTGTGCACCGATACGAAGTGATCGAAGGCAGATTTGATGATGAATCGCAAGTAAGTGGCTTGGAAATCAGgaagctgtaaagaaaaaaaaaatgttactgcatTCTCTGCAGTAACATAACTATCAAACTACGTGCAGAAGTTTGCTACAAAGATATAGAtatttgtctctgttttcaaaTGACACAGAAGTTAAGTTCTTTTAGTACATGCAGCCAGCTTCAGAGCTTCTTCAGACGAGAGCATTTCCAAACAGTTGTCCCTCCCCACCCCTGAATATTGCAGCCCACAAGACGACAGCTGTGGGAGGACACACTGCCACCCTTTTGGAGAGAGCTCTTTCACACAGTTAGGAGCAGTACGCAGGTGCAATTTCACACCATAATCaacaaagaagcagcagcaaagtgcaATCACATACCACGAACGATAAATTCCTACATCTAATGTCAAGCTGGCAATAATTATCTTCTTCTCATAGTTTCTACCCAGTTAGTTTAGACATCCTATGCCATGAAGCACTATGGTGCATCCTGTGTATACTCACCGGAAACTCTTCCATTTGAAGCTGTCCTTCTGTGTGTTGCAAatctagaaaataatttttttcagtaaataataaGTAATAATAAGTGTGCAATGCTGTGAAAAATTTTCATTGGACTTCAGAGTTCATGAGAATTTAAGGACCATGAACTgacacagcacacagaaattGTTCTTTACAAGGTGGTTTAAGAGAACAAATACTTTCTGCAATATCCCAGTGTAAAAATACAACTCATTACACTGTTTTATAAGACATCGCCCAAggggcatttaaaaaaatacataacaaaGCAGGAACTGGCACTCTATTATACTACATGAGTCTGTTTTCAATTTTTGGAACATCTCCAATTTTACATCTCCAAACAGCTAAGCAGCCCATCAGCATTCATAAAATTTACTTAAACGTCTATTAAATTAATGTCTAATAAAATAAGCAAGCCAGATATGAATACTCAACAAACACGTATGGAGTTAAAATGACtcactgaaaaattaagagTGCATCAATAACGATAAAAAGGATAGTTTTATCTCTATGGATCAACAGAACCTCCCTAAAATCTAAGAAGCACAATTTTACATGCTGTGTACTTAATTAAAGGCATAAAATTAGGATTTGACCTTACAAAAAAGCGTACTGTTACCCAGTACATTTGTTTACCATTAGCCatctgaaaaagcagttttcaagtTGAGGAAATGGCACTACAGAGCATGAGGCTACACGAGAGGAAGACTGGCTATTTTTCAGCATCCATGTTTTCACAGGATGTTCGAAGATACAAATGGGGAACTCCAAAAATTTGACACTACTTAGCAAGAAGAGATAGATCCCTCCAATCAACACTGCAATTTTTCAGGCAACTATTGTCAAAACGTAAATACCTTACTGCAAGAACTACACCACAGTATAATGTCACAAGGAATTTCTGCGAGAAAATTAGGATTCCTGTGAAATACATCATAGAAAAGACTAACCAACACTaaccaaaaataacaaaagtgtAGGTGACAAGGCTCTACCAAAGCATGACATTGTTCTGGGGTTGGAACcagattatctttaaggtctGTACCAAATTaatccattctgtgattctgtggttctgtgacttTTGTTCTCAGGTGCCTGCCATGGCACATATCCTACTGTTAACCTCCTTTGTTttcctagaggaaaaaaataataacagttcAAGCTTCATTAGGAAGTTTTATGTTTTGTGAATTATCTCAGTAGTATCAACAAAAGTCAACCAGAATCATTCCTAGGTTGCCTACCAGGAGTTTTGTTATTTGAAAGCCTTGACATAGGTAGATCAGCAGATGCACAGATCAACATCGATCCCACCAAACCGCCACTACTTCAGGCTCAGAACCTTACCTTTTTCAATGCACTCTTCAAAATCTACTGGGTCTTTAGACACACTTCTTTCAATCCTTAAGGTCCGCACTAAAATacacatgcatttaaaatatcaatATAAACCCTAGGGTTTACTGATTGTTATGTTTATTGCAACACACTTCATCTACAAAGCATCTTATAATTCATTCTTGCTCTAATGTAGGGCACGGGACTGAGACAACCAATGCAGTCATGTTTCAGGGTGGACAACCAACGACAAGTTGCCAGTTGTGTTGCTGATGGCCAAGCGCGTGTCCCCATGCTCTGACCTCAGATCAGTCCTTTTGGTCTTGCAGCTCACATCTTcctttgcattattttaagaagaaaaactaagaGAGTTGCcatataaaattataaaaatcaaCATTCAGAATTAATCATTAAAACAGTAAGTATTGCAgttctgtctttaaaatgagaTCAGACATCACTGTGCTAGAGAAGATAAccttaaggaaaaaacaaggtCCTGTAAGAACACAATATGCAGGTGGGGCcagttttccatcttttctgatacatcttcagaggaaaaatggaTGTGGAGGACAACTGTTTAgttaagctgtatttttattatacagcggaggttcaggttggatatcaggagatatttcttctcaggaagagcagtgatgcactggcacaggctacACAGGCAGTGAGAGgccaccatccctgggggtgttccagagctgggaggatgaggcactgagggacgtgggcagcgGGCATGGGGAGGTAGGTTGGGGATCCaagaggtcctttccagccttaatgattctgtgatgtattAACGTGCTAAATGCAACTCAAAAATAAGACAGTGCTGTGAGGATGTATATATAAGCAGGTATATGCACCCTGAACAATGTGAGCCATGCGCTGCTACGCGAGCCCTTACCCAGGTAGCACTGGATGGCCACTCTGCTGATGGTCACACGCTTGGGAAAGCCAATGATGAACTCCTGAGGGAACATCCCTGTCGTCGACCAAAACGTTTCGGAACTTCTGtggagaaaacagcacaaaaccacCCCCTGTGGCTCTTTGCTTATGGCCACCGTCCAAGAAATCTCCCCtctcaagaaataaaacaaaaaaaaaatggaaagctgttttatttGGGGGGTCGTAACCGACAGGCTGTGTGACAGCGGGAACGCTCTGTTGCAGTATCAGAACTCAGTGCCACAGAAAGGCAATACGAACACTCTGTACAACAGTACCACGGGAAGGCTCACAGCCATGGGACGTGCGGGCAGCGGGCAATGCCGCACTACGTGCCCTCAGAAGCCCGGCCCTCAAGGCCCCGGGACGGGAGCGGAGCCGCGCAGCCCTCAGCCCTCCGCGCGGCCGCGCCGCCCTCACCCGTCCGCCATGTTGTGGGCCGGGTGCTCCGGGTCGCTGGAGGTGGCCATAACGAGAGCAGCGCCCGCCGCGCTCAGGCACCAGTCGGCGGCCGGCATCCTGGCCCCTGGAGCGGGGAAGGCCGAGGGAAAGGCCCGGCGCGAAGTCACTGGAGCCCGGCGACGGCGCGGCCCCGCCTCCCGCTCCCCGCCCCCGGCGCGGCCCCGCCCGCAGCCGCCGGCGCCGCGGGATGGGCGGTGGGAGCGGGCGGCGCGGCCCGGGCGGGTGACGGCGCGTCGGGGCGGACCACGGAGCAGGTAGGCGGGGGTCGGGAGCCCTGCTCAGCTCCGGGAGCGGTCGTCGCGCAGCTCCCCTCGTGCCGCTTTCGGGGCCGGACCCCCTCCCCTGGGCGGGACGCGGCCCCTCCCGCCGCCCCACGGGCACGGCGCGGAGCGGATCCCCCGGCGCTCCTCGGGGAGCCTGGCGCTGCCTCTCGCTCGGCCCTGTCCCgccctgctctccctcccccGCGCCCAGTGCAGCGCAgatcccctgtccccagccctggctcGCATCCCCGTGTTGCTGCTCCCCGGCAGGCAGCCAGGCCCGGCACCTGCGGCTGCCCGCACTCGGGGCGCCCGGGATCGCTGCGGGGCCTTTCCCGAGCCGCCCCGGCAGCTTTACCACCTCTGGCTTCTTTTTGCAGAACTGGACGAGGGGAATGTCTTACTGGCTCCACTCAGAAAGCCACGCGGATGCTGGGCCGATCTACGTGCGTGAACATGGGGAGCTGCACGTGGTGAACCCGGGTGCGGGCGGCATCCCCAAAGCGCGGCCTTTCAGGCTGTTCTCCGGAGGGTTTTCTGTGGAGCTCTGTCTGAACAGGGAGGACGATAGGGCGAGGAGGCAGAGGACCGATCACTTCATTTTCACGTACACCAAGGAGGGCAACCTCCGCTACTCGGCCAAGTCCCTCTtcagcctggtgctgggctACATCTCTGACAACGTTGACCACATTGACTCACTGGTCGGTTTCCCAGAGCAGATTGCTGAAAAGCTCTTTTCAGCCGCAGAAGCGAGACAGAAGTTCACAGAACCCGTGACGGGgctgagagctctgcagaagtttACTGAAGCATATGGCAGTTTGGTGCTGTGTTCGTTATGTTTGCGGAACAGGTAAGTGCATTCAGTGACACATCCGCATCTGCTGAGCTTTTTGCTGGCGCGCTTAaagtttctctcattttctctcaaccataactttaaaaaatttttaatCTCTAGGGCCTTATAGTACCACCTAATTTTAAGCGACTGAGCTTTGCCTTGTCTTACGctgcttgtttccttttgtaCCATTCCTTTCAAGTGCCTTCTTAGATATTTCATGGGATGTTTTTGTAGCTACTGTTTATAAGCATTTCAACATACTCAGCTGACTGTACAGATAAAACACACCCTTGCAGACCATCTGGGTTTATTCACTGTAAGTTTCTatcccatttcattttctgtctcatttcatTTGCGGGACTCGGCAGAAGATACAGTTTTGTAGGTGAGATACAGCTCCTGCTGAACTCTTGGGCAGTGATATAATGAGTCTGTCTTCCATCCATACACTTTAAGAAGGGGTAGTttattcagtttaaaatcaaaGGACAGGCACATTCATCTGAAGTGCCAAGGGTGTTCTGAGCACAGTTGGAATGTTTGAGCGGAGGTCAATTACCTTGTATTATCCCTTCACGTACTCCCTCTTTATTTTTAGTACAGGTACTTTTTATGAGCTTCATTCAGAAGTGAAATTACCTCTGTCGTATTTTACCATTACGGAAAGCTCAGTTAAATATCAAATCTTTGAAATCCAGGAAGATACTAAGGCATTTTTTATGAGTCTTATTTCTAAGAGCCCACTCTCAATAAGCCCTCTGAGCTTGTATTATCTATCAAGAACTGTCTTGCATTCTAACTGCACACACTGCCTTCCACATAGCTGAGTTGCGTGGCAAAGGGATTTGGTGGAGAGCTTCAACATGGGTACCAGCACAAAGAAAATGCCCTTATTTGCATGGGCAAAATGCTACTCGTTCAGGGATCAAAATAGTAAGCACCCCTACTTTCACCATTGAAAATGTTATCCTCAGAGATTGCCTTGGCATGGGAGATACAAGGTAAATT of Numida meleagris isolate 19003 breed g44 Domestic line chromosome 7, NumMel1.0, whole genome shotgun sequence contains these proteins:
- the HSPB11 gene encoding intraflagellar transport protein 25 homolog, producing MPAADWCLSAAGAALVMATSSDPEHPAHNMADGSSETFWSTTGMFPQEFIIGFPKRVTISRVAIQCYLVRTLRIERSVSKDPVDFEECIEKDLQHTEGQLQMEEFPLPDFQATYLRFIIKSAFDHFVSVHRVIAEGTAEDT